One genomic segment of Spirochaeta cellobiosiphila DSM 17781 includes these proteins:
- the rpmC gene encoding 50S ribosomal protein L29 codes for MKNSYKELTLDEAKAKYEEINKKYFDLRMNMVVGHVENPLEKRSLRRNLARLNTIIREYELGLRKA; via the coding sequence ATGAAAAATTCTTACAAAGAATTAACCTTAGATGAAGCCAAAGCAAAGTATGAAGAAATAAATAAAAAATACTTTGACCTTCGTATGAACATGGTAGTAGGACACGTTGAGAATCCTTTAGAGAAAAGATCTCTACGTAGGAATCTAGCGCGATTGAATACCATAATTCGAGAATACGAACTTGGTCTTCGTAAGGCATAG
- the rplV gene encoding 50S ribosomal protein L22: MEANKGYRAVAKRLPMSAFKVRPIADNVRTKPYTEAIALLESMPNKSAKLLRKVIQSAAANALYTNKQLDEEMLIVKELMVDEGPSQKRIWPRSRGRADRLIKRSCHISVVVEEISKAGE; this comes from the coding sequence ATGGAAGCTAATAAGGGATACAGAGCAGTTGCAAAGAGATTGCCAATGTCAGCATTTAAGGTAAGACCCATTGCTGATAATGTACGCACTAAGCCATATACAGAAGCTATCGCTTTGCTGGAAAGCATGCCAAACAAAAGTGCAAAGCTTTTAAGGAAGGTTATCCAGTCAGCGGCAGCCAACGCATTATATACAAATAAGCAACTTGATGAAGAGATGCTTATTGTAAAAGAGCTTATGGTTGATGAAGGGCCAAGTCAAAAAAGAATTTGGCCACGATCAAGAGGACGGGCAGACAGGCTTATTAAAAGAAGCTGTCATATCTCTGTTGTAGTAGAAGAAATTTCAAAGGCGGGAGAGTAA
- the rplP gene encoding 50S ribosomal protein L16: MLSPKKIKYRKQQRGVLDGNAQRGNKVSFGEFGLMSLENKWITNRQIEAARIAMTRHIKRGGKVWIRIFPDVPYTKKPAETRMGKGKGNPEKWVAVVKPGTMMFEMSGVPEELAAEAMKLASAKLPIKTKFVTRRELG, encoded by the coding sequence ATGTTAAGTCCTAAAAAGATAAAATATCGAAAGCAACAACGTGGAGTCTTAGACGGTAACGCACAGAGAGGAAACAAAGTATCCTTTGGTGAGTTCGGTTTGATGAGTTTAGAGAACAAATGGATCACTAACCGTCAAATAGAGGCAGCCCGTATTGCTATGACAAGGCATATCAAAAGGGGTGGTAAGGTTTGGATTCGAATCTTCCCTGATGTTCCTTATACAAAGAAACCTGCTGAAACCCGAATGGGAAAAGGTAAGGGAAATCCAGAGAAGTGGGTTGCTGTAGTTAAACCAGGTACTATGATGTTTGAAATGTCAGGTGTTCCTGAGGAACTTGCAGCAGAAGCGATGAAATTGGCGAGTGCTAAGCTCCCCATTAAGACTAAATTCGTAACACGAAGAGAGTTGGGATAA
- the rplN gene encoding 50S ribosomal protein L14, with protein sequence MVQMQTYLNVADNSGAKRVQVIKVLGGSHRTFASIGDIVVVAVKDALPNAPIKKGDVQKAVVVRTSKEIRRPDGTYIRFDDNACVIIDAHNAPRGKRIFGPVARELREVGFMKIVSLAPEVL encoded by the coding sequence ATGGTACAAATGCAAACCTACCTGAACGTCGCCGACAACAGTGGTGCAAAACGGGTACAGGTAATTAAAGTTCTTGGCGGTTCTCATAGAACATTTGCTTCAATAGGCGATATCGTCGTTGTTGCCGTAAAGGACGCCTTACCTAATGCACCTATTAAGAAAGGGGATGTTCAAAAAGCCGTAGTTGTACGGACGAGCAAAGAAATCAGAAGGCCTGACGGAACATATATACGTTTTGATGATAACGCTTGTGTTATTATTGATGCGCATAACGCACCACGTGGTAAGCGTATTTTTGGGCCGGTCGCCAGAGAGCTACGAGAAGTTGGATTCATGAAGATTGTATCCTTAGCTCCCGAGGTTCTCTAG
- the rplC gene encoding 50S ribosomal protein L3, giving the protein MIGLIGKKVGMTQVFDEQGVLTPVTVIKVEPNTVIEERNTEKHGYNSIVLGTVDKKESRITKPFAGQFTEGVKPKKCLVEMKDFEKECKVGDIFGVELLEDLSFVDITGQSKGKGFQGVMKRHGFSGGRATHGSKFHRANGSTGMAATPSKTIKGLKMAGRMGGDKKTVQNLRVVAVDTESQVLLVKGAVPGNKDGFVVVKKAKKK; this is encoded by the coding sequence ATGATAGGGCTGATCGGCAAGAAAGTAGGAATGACTCAGGTGTTCGATGAGCAGGGCGTCCTAACGCCAGTAACAGTTATTAAGGTTGAACCTAATACAGTTATCGAAGAGCGGAACACCGAAAAGCACGGCTATAATTCTATAGTTCTTGGTACTGTTGATAAAAAAGAAAGCCGAATTACTAAGCCGTTCGCAGGACAATTTACTGAAGGTGTTAAACCTAAGAAATGTCTTGTAGAAATGAAGGATTTTGAAAAGGAATGCAAAGTGGGTGACATTTTTGGTGTCGAACTACTTGAAGACTTATCTTTTGTAGACATAACAGGTCAAAGTAAAGGTAAGGGTTTCCAGGGTGTTATGAAGAGACACGGATTTAGTGGTGGTAGAGCCACTCACGGTTCGAAGTTTCACAGAGCCAACGGTTCAACCGGTATGGCTGCAACCCCTTCAAAAACCATCAAAGGTCTGAAAATGGCCGGTAGAATGGGTGGTGACAAAAAGACAGTACAGAATTTGAGAGTCGTTGCTGTTGATACAGAAAGCCAGGTTCTCCTTGTAAAGGGAGCTGTTCCTGGAAATAAAGACGGATTTGTAGTCGTTAAAAAGGCTAAGAAGAAATAG
- the rplB gene encoding 50S ribosomal protein L2, giving the protein MGIKSYKPNTPGLRFKTSLTFDDITRRGSEKSLTSGKGKNAGRGAGGRISVRRRGGGHKKKYRAIDFRRNKFSVPGKVAHIEYDPNRSANIALIHYLDGEKRYIIAPKGLNVGSTIQAGPDAPIEIGNSLPLENIPVGRVIHNIELQLGKGGQLVRSAGTSAMIAAKDGDYVTVKLPSGEMRMVFKKCSATIGSIGNEDHMNVSLGKAGRSRWLGKRPKVRGVVMNPVDHPHGGGEGKTSGGRHPVTPWGISTKGKKTRKKFKPSNKFIVSRRK; this is encoded by the coding sequence ATGGGAATTAAATCATACAAACCAAATACACCTGGCCTTCGTTTCAAGACATCTCTTACTTTTGATGATATCACTAGACGTGGTTCTGAGAAGTCATTGACTTCTGGTAAGGGAAAGAACGCTGGAAGAGGCGCTGGTGGAAGAATCAGTGTACGTCGCCGAGGCGGTGGACACAAAAAGAAATATAGAGCAATTGACTTTAGAAGAAACAAGTTTTCTGTTCCTGGTAAAGTCGCTCATATTGAATACGATCCAAATAGAAGTGCAAATATTGCATTAATCCATTATCTTGATGGTGAAAAAAGATACATTATAGCTCCAAAAGGCTTAAATGTTGGTAGCACGATCCAAGCTGGTCCTGATGCACCTATTGAAATTGGAAACTCACTTCCTTTGGAGAATATTCCTGTTGGACGTGTTATTCACAATATTGAACTTCAACTTGGTAAGGGTGGACAGTTAGTTCGTTCTGCTGGAACTAGTGCTATGATAGCTGCTAAAGACGGTGACTATGTTACTGTTAAGTTGCCTTCTGGTGAAATGAGAATGGTTTTCAAAAAATGTTCCGCAACAATAGGTTCAATTGGAAATGAAGACCATATGAATGTTTCACTTGGTAAAGCAGGTAGAAGCCGATGGTTAGGTAAACGTCCTAAAGTTCGAGGGGTTGTAATGAACCCAGTTGATCACCCACATGGTGGTGGTGAAGGTAAAACTTCTGGTGGTCGACATCCGGTTACACCTTGGGGTATCTCAACCAAGGGTAAGAAGACAAGAAAGAAATTTAAACCTTCTAACAAGTTTATTGTTTCAAGAAGGAAATAG
- the rpsJ gene encoding 30S ribosomal protein S10: protein MSSERIRVRLRGFDVELIDQSARSIVQTVQKAGTKVSGPIPLPTKINKYTVLRSPHVNKKSREQFEMRTHKRLIDILEPTSAVMDALMQLELPAGVDVEIKQ from the coding sequence ATGAGTAGCGAAAGAATTCGAGTCAGACTCAGAGGTTTTGACGTAGAGTTAATCGATCAAAGTGCTAGAAGTATTGTTCAAACAGTACAGAAGGCAGGTACTAAGGTTAGTGGACCTATTCCATTGCCTACTAAGATTAACAAGTATACCGTACTGCGGTCTCCTCACGTTAACAAGAAGAGTAGGGAGCAGTTTGAGATGCGAACGCATAAAAGGCTCATCGACATTCTTGAACCGACCTCTGCGGTAATGGATGCATTGATGCAGTTAGAGTTACCTGCTGGTGTTGATGTAGAGATCAAGCAGTAG
- the rpsS gene encoding 30S ribosomal protein S19, with the protein MSRSVKKGPFIAKSLYKKVVEMTKAGSKKMIKTYSRTSTIIPEMVGLTISVYNGKTWVPVYVTENLVGHKLGEFAPTRFFRGHAGSDKKGKR; encoded by the coding sequence GTGTCTAGATCTGTAAAGAAAGGTCCTTTTATCGCTAAGAGTCTCTACAAAAAAGTTGTAGAAATGACAAAGGCCGGCTCCAAAAAAATGATCAAGACATATTCCAGGACTTCAACAATCATCCCTGAAATGGTTGGTTTAACCATTTCTGTGTATAACGGAAAAACTTGGGTTCCTGTTTATGTTACTGAAAACCTCGTTGGTCACAAGTTAGGAGAATTTGCTCCAACTAGATTCTTCAGAGGGCACGCTGGTTCGGATAAAAAAGGCAAGAGATAG
- the rpsQ gene encoding 30S ribosomal protein S17, translating into MKIEKKQFVGQVVSDKMEKTITVTVTTKALHPLYKKYVTRSKKYKTHDENNEAHIGDTVRIIESRPMSKDKRWRLVEVVERAK; encoded by the coding sequence ATAAAAATTGAAAAAAAGCAATTTGTTGGTCAGGTTGTAAGTGATAAGATGGAGAAAACCATTACAGTTACGGTTACAACCAAAGCTCTTCATCCTCTTTACAAGAAATACGTGACTCGTAGCAAAAAATATAAGACTCATGATGAAAATAATGAGGCTCATATTGGTGATACTGTACGAATCATTGAGTCTCGTCCAATGAGTAAAGATAAGCGATGGCGACTTGTAGAAGTTGTTGAGCGAGCTAAGTAG
- the rplD gene encoding 50S ribosomal protein L4 produces MDKAVYSVDGKELRKIQLDDTVFAREVSEGSIYHAIRNELANLRVGTASTKNRSEVNGSGAKPWRQKGTGRARAGHKRSPLWRGGGVVFGPKPRDYSYSLPKKVKRLALKSILSLKAAGEDFKVIEDFTIESGKTKDLVKILTNLAPQEKAIVILKEDDAMIRRAGRNLPWVKFLSYNRLRAHDLFYSKNVIVQEGAALNLNEFYGEGK; encoded by the coding sequence ATGGACAAAGCAGTCTATTCAGTAGATGGAAAAGAACTCCGTAAGATTCAGTTAGATGACACTGTGTTCGCACGGGAAGTCTCTGAAGGTTCCATCTATCATGCAATTCGAAACGAACTAGCTAACCTTCGTGTTGGTACTGCTTCTACCAAAAACCGTAGTGAGGTTAATGGTAGTGGTGCAAAACCATGGAGACAAAAGGGTACTGGTCGTGCTCGAGCCGGACATAAAAGATCCCCTCTTTGGAGAGGTGGTGGTGTTGTGTTTGGACCTAAGCCACGGGATTATAGCTATAGCTTACCAAAAAAAGTCAAAAGATTGGCGTTGAAGTCAATATTGAGTTTAAAGGCAGCTGGTGAGGATTTTAAAGTAATAGAAGATTTTACTATTGAAAGTGGTAAAACAAAGGATCTTGTAAAGATTCTGACTAATTTAGCTCCTCAGGAAAAAGCTATTGTTATCCTTAAAGAGGATGACGCCATGATTAGAAGAGCTGGTAGAAACCTTCCTTGGGTGAAGTTCTTGTCATATAACAGATTGAGAGCACATGATTTGTTTTATTCAAAGAATGTAATTGTGCAAGAAGGTGCAGCCTTAAATCTCAATGAATTCTACGGTGAAGGTAAATAG
- the rpsC gene encoding 30S ribosomal protein S3 yields MGQKVHPYGLRLGINKTWKSRWYVSPREYADTLHEDLNLRKALMNTSEARSAEIGNVEIVRQPQRVTIVVHTARPGVIIGAKGANIEKISTKLQKLTDKKVQLKIKEIKKPEADAQVIALNVARQLKSKGSFRRALKMATQNAVRGGVQGIKIKVSGRLGGAEMAREMEMKEGRVPLHTFRADIDYGFAEADTTFGKIGCKVWVFKGEILSKDTKEDAGLLVKKTKERSARS; encoded by the coding sequence ATGGGTCAGAAAGTACATCCTTATGGTCTTAGATTAGGTATTAACAAAACCTGGAAATCCCGTTGGTATGTTTCTCCTCGTGAGTATGCAGATACTCTTCATGAAGATTTAAATCTTCGTAAAGCGTTGATGAACACTTCTGAGGCTCGAAGCGCAGAAATTGGTAATGTAGAAATTGTACGACAACCTCAAAGGGTAACTATTGTTGTACACACTGCAAGACCAGGTGTTATTATTGGAGCAAAAGGTGCTAATATTGAAAAAATTAGTACTAAGCTTCAGAAGTTAACTGATAAAAAAGTTCAACTTAAGATAAAAGAAATTAAGAAGCCTGAAGCTGATGCTCAAGTAATTGCATTAAATGTGGCAAGACAACTTAAGTCTAAAGGTTCTTTTAGAAGAGCTCTTAAGATGGCCACACAAAACGCAGTACGAGGTGGAGTTCAAGGTATCAAGATCAAAGTTTCTGGACGCTTAGGCGGAGCGGAAATGGCTCGAGAAATGGAAATGAAAGAAGGCCGAGTCCCTCTTCATACTTTTAGAGCTGATATTGATTATGGATTTGCTGAAGCTGATACAACATTTGGTAAGATCGGTTGTAAGGTATGGGTCTTTAAGGGAGAAATCCTATCTAAAGATACTAAAGAAGATGCCGGTCTATTGGTTAAGAAAACCAAAGAACGGTCTGCAAGGAGCTAG
- the rplW gene encoding 50S ribosomal protein L23, with protein MRAEQVIIAPVLTEKTNSLREGEAKKYVFKVDPRANKVDVISAISEVFKVTVKCCNIINVKAKAKSVASKSGHRRGTGAGKSWKKAIVTIKAGDKIDIFEGA; from the coding sequence ATGAGAGCTGAACAAGTTATTATTGCACCGGTATTAACCGAAAAAACCAATTCATTGAGAGAAGGTGAAGCTAAGAAATATGTTTTCAAAGTAGATCCTAGGGCTAACAAGGTTGATGTTATCTCCGCTATCAGTGAAGTATTTAAAGTTACTGTAAAGTGCTGCAACATTATTAATGTAAAGGCAAAAGCAAAATCAGTAGCTTCAAAATCTGGTCATAGAAGAGGCACAGGTGCCGGAAAGTCTTGGAAAAAGGCTATCGTCACTATTAAAGCCGGTGACAAGATTGATATCTTTGAAGGCGCCTAG